A window from Triticum aestivum cultivar Chinese Spring chromosome 6D, IWGSC CS RefSeq v2.1, whole genome shotgun sequence encodes these proteins:
- the LOC123141943 gene encoding UDP-glucosyltransferase UGT13248-like, whose protein sequence is MAEWEHSIHVLLVSYPAQGHINPLLQLAKRLAGHRGIRCTLAVARSVLGNSGGPSQAGAVYIAAFSDGCDRQGYDEVGDVQTFLARLESVGSSTLDELLRSEAEQGQPVHAVVYDAFLLWAPRVALRHGAKCAAFFTQACAVNVVYAHAWAGLVKLPVDKEKAPAKQPGLPTPLSPADFPSFLTDPGSSPAYLHLLLQQCEGLEVADHSLINSFDGLQPEEAEYLASRWGAKAVGPSIPSAYLDSRMADDTSYGFHLHAPMAAESKAWLDDRPARSVVYVSFGSLATPDRAQVAQVAEGLHTSGHPFLWVVRASETWKLPEGFVDKVKSKGRGLFVTWSPQLEVLAHPAVGCFVTHCGWNSTIEALSIGLPMVAVPQWSDQPTNAKYVQDVWHVGVQVEGAVTKEELARCVKEVMDDAKGCRTKAASWSHKAKKAMSEDGSSDRNIADFLAKLGLSAHN, encoded by the coding sequence ATGGCAGAATGGGAGCACAGCATTCACGTGCTCCTCGTCTCGTACCCAGCCCAAGGCCACATCAATCCGCTCCTCCAGCTAGCGAAGCGGCTCGCCGGCCACAGGGGCATCCGCTGCACCCTCGCCGTGGCCCGGTCCGTTCTCGGCAACTCCGGCGGACCATCTCAGGCCGGCGCTGTCTACATCGCCGCCTTCTCGGACGGGTGCGACCGGCAGGGCTACGACGAGGTCGGCGACGTGCAGACCTTCCTGGCACGGCTCGAGTCGGTCGGCTCGTCCACGCTGGACGAGCTCCTCCGCTCCGAGGCGGAGCAGGGCCAGCCGGTGCACGCGGTCGTGTACGACGCGTTCCTGCTCTGGGCGCCGCGTGTGGCTCTGCGGCACGGCGCCAAGTGCGCGGCCTTCTTCACGCAGGCGTGCGCGGTGAACGTGGTGTACGCCCACGCGTGGGCAGGCCTCGTGAAACTCCCCGTCGACAAGGAGAAAGCGCCGGCGAAGCAGCCAGGCCTGCCCACGCCGCTGTCGCCGGCCGACTTCCCTTCCTTCCTCACGGACCCGGGCAGCAGCCCCGCTTACCTGCACCTGCTCCTGCAGCAGTGCGAGGGGCTCGAGGTGGCAGACCACAGCCTCATCAACTCGTTCGACGGGCTGCAGCCCGAGGAAGCCGAGTATTTGGCGTCCAGGTGGGGGGCCAAGGCGGTCGGCCCCAGCATCCCGTCGGCGTACCTCGACAGTCGCATGGCCGACGACACGTCCTACGGCTTCCACCTCCACGCTCCGATGGCGGCGGAGAGCAAGGCCTGGCTGGACGACAGACCGGCGCGCTCCGTGGTGTACGTCTCCTTCGGCAGCCTCGCCACGCCCGACCGTGCGCAGGTGGCCCAGGTCGCCGAGGGGTTGCACACCAGCGGCCACCCCTTCCTGTGGGTCGTCAGGGCGTCCGAGACCTGGAAGCTGCCCGAGGGCTTCGTCGACAAGGTCAAGTCCAAGGGGCGAGGCCTCTTCGTGACATGGAGCCCGCAGCTGGAGGTGCTCGCGCACCCGGCCGTCGGCTGCTTCGTCACGCACTGCGGCTGGAACTCCACGATAGAGGCCCTCAGCATCGGCCTGCCCATGGTCGCCGTGCCGCAGTGGTCGGACCAGCCGACCAACGCCAAATACGTTCAGGACGTCTGGCACGTGGGCGTGCAGGTGGAAGGGGCGGTgaccaaggaggagctggcgaGGTGCGTCAAAGAGGTCATGGACGATGCCAAGGGCTGCAGGACGAAGGCTGCAAGCTGGAGTCACAAGGCCAAGAAGGCCATGAGTGAAGATGGCAGCTCGGACCGCAACATCGCCGACTTCCTTGCCAAACTTGGACTCTCAGCACATAATTAA